Proteins encoded in a region of the Neoarius graeffei isolate fNeoGra1 chromosome 3, fNeoGra1.pri, whole genome shotgun sequence genome:
- the LOC132882897 gene encoding uncharacterized protein LOC132882897: protein MDRKIILAVLCLIVLSAAQVGSAVDPTSPASTAQIDPTMDVTSPAITDEINLTVGKTSPPNTAGTTSTNAPVTEVFTLIFRIKETFVPALANPNSKQFKDKAEKVTREIEPLYKKAFKNFHLMQIFQFRNGSIVTHSLMSFLSGANVTDTKVKDVLAKGVSSLTFPVEPNSINVTHVISNSMPPVIASSLSMIWLSLLPLLLSAALHC, encoded by the exons ATGGACAGGAAGATTATACTGGCCGTTTTGTGTCTGATTG TCCTAAGTGCAGCTCAGGTGGGCTCTGCAGTGGACCCGACTTCACCCGCAAGCACAGCTCAGATCGACCCCACAATGGACGTGACTTCACCCGCAATCACAGATGAGATCAACCTTACAGTGGGCAAGACTTCGCCCCCGAACACAGCTGGCACAACTTCAACAAATGCACCAGTAACTGAAGTTTTCACATTGATCTTCCGCATCAAGGAAACCTTTGTTCCAGCACTGGCTAACCCAAATTCTAAACAATTTAAAGACAAAGCTGAAAAAGTCACTCGTGAG atTGAACCATTGTACAAGAAAGCCTTTAAAAACTTCCATCTCATGCAAATCTTCCAGTTCAG GAATGGTTCTATTGTGACACACAGCCTCATGTCTTTCCTTTCTGGCGCTAACGTGACTGACACCAAAGTGAAAGACGTTCTTGCAAAAGGAGTGAGCAGCTTGACCTTTCCTGTTGAGCCAAACTCCATCAATGTCACCCATGTTATTA gTAATTCCATGCCACCAGTGATTGCCAGCTCACTTTCCATGATATGGCTGTCTCTTCTACCACTTCTACTTTCAGCGGCATTGCACTGTTAG
- the LOC132883545 gene encoding uncharacterized protein LOC132883545 codes for MDRKIILAVLCLIALSAAQVGSAVDPTSPASTAEIDPTMDVTSPAITDEINLTVGKTSPPNTAGTTTANAPVTEVFTLIFRIKETFVPALANPNSKQFKDKAEKVTREIEPLYKKAFKNFHLMQIFQFRNGSIVTHSLMSFLSGANVTDTKVKDVLAKGVSSLTFPVEPNSINVTHVISNSMPPVIASSLSMIWLSLLPLLLSAALHC; via the exons ATGGACAGGAAGATTATACTGGCCGTTTTGTGTCTGATTG CCCTAAGTGCAGCTCAGGTGGGCTCTGCAGTGGACCCGACTTCACCCGCAAGCACAGCTGAGATCGACCCCACAATGGATGTGACTTCACCCGCAATCACAGATGAGATCAACCTTACAGTGGGCAAGACTTCGCCCCCGAACACAGCTGGCACAACTACAGCAAATGCACCAGTAACCGAAGTTTTCACATTGATCTTCCGCATCAAGGAAACCTTTGTTCCAGCACTGGCTAACCCAAATTCTAAACAATTTAAAGACAAAGCTGAAAAAGTCACTCGTGAG ATTGAACCATTGTACAAGAAAGCCTTTAAAAACTTCCATCTCATGCAAATCTTCCAGTTCAG GAATGGTTCTATTGTGACACACAGCCTCATGTCTTTCCTTTCTGGCGCTAACGTGACTGACACCAAAGTGAAAGACGTTCTTGCAAAAGGAGTGAGCAGCTTGACCTTTCCTGTTGAGCCAAACTCCATCAATGTCACCCATGTTATTA GTAATTCCATGCCACCAGTGATTGCCAGCTCACTTTCCATGATATGGCTGTCTCTTCTACCACTTCTACTTTCAGCGGCATTGCACTGTTAG